A region of Polyodon spathula isolate WHYD16114869_AA chromosome 4, ASM1765450v1, whole genome shotgun sequence DNA encodes the following proteins:
- the LOC121315151 gene encoding protein tyrosine phosphatase type IVA 3 has product MARMNRPAPVEVCYKSMRFLITHNPTNSTLNTFIEDLKKYGATTVVRVCEITYDKTPLEKDGITVMDWPFDDGAPPPKKIVEDWLNLLKSKFCEDPGSCVAVHCVAGLGRAPVLVALALIESGMKYEDAIQFIRQKRRGAINSKQLTYLEKYRPKQRLRFKEPHNHKNKCCIM; this is encoded by the exons ATGGCTCGTATGAACCGCCCTGCACCTGTGGAGGTCTGTTACAAAAGTATGAGGTTCCTCATAACCCACAACCCCACCAACTCTACCCTCAACACATTTATAGAG gATTTGAAGAAATATGGTGCAACAACTGTCGTGAGAGTGTGTGAGATCACTTACGACAAAACACCACTAGAAAAGGATGGGATTACAGTCATG GACTGGCCTTTTGATGATGGCGCACCACCGCCTAAGAAGATAGTTGAGGACTGGCTGAATTTACTGAAAAGCAAGTTCTGTGAGGATCCTGGCAGCTGTGTTGCTGTCCATTGTGTTGCTGGCCTTGGAAG agcCCCTGTCCTTGTTGCTCTTGCCCTTATTGAAAGTGGAATGAAGTACGAGGATGCCATACAGTTCATCAGGCA GAAACGTAGGGGAGCCATCAACAGCAAGCAGCTCACCTATTTGGAAAAATATCGCCCCAAACAGAGACTCCGATTCAAGGAGCCACACAACCACAAGAACAAATGCTGCATCATGTGA
- the LOC121315152 gene encoding casein kinase II subunit alpha-like produces MSGPVPSRARVYPDVNTQRPREYWDYESHVVEWGNQDDYQLVRKLGRGKYSEVFEAINITNNEKVVVKILKPVKKKKIKREIKILENLRGGPNIIALLDIVKDPVSRTPALVFEHVNNTDFKQLYQTLSDYDIRFYMYEILKALDYCHSMGIMHRDVKPHNVMIDHEHRKLRLIDWGLAEFYHPGQEYNVRVASRYFKGPELLVDYQMYDYSLDMWSLGCMLASMIFRKEPFFHGHDNYDQLVRIAKVLGTEDLYDYIDKYNIELDPRFNDILGRHSRKRWERFVHSENQHLVSTEALDFLDKLLRYDHQARLTAREAMEHPYFYPIVKDQVRMGSSSAMSAGNTPVSSSSMMAGITSMSSSQPLGNLAGSPVISSPNTLGAPIPAATGAQP; encoded by the exons ATGTCGGGACCAGTTCCGAGTCGAGCCAGGGTTTACCCTGATGTAAACACACAGAGACCTCGGGAGTACTGGGACTACGAATCGCATGTCGTTGAGTGGGG AAACCAAGATGACTATCAGTTGGTGAGGAAACTGGGCCGAGGCAAATACAGTGAAGTGTTTGAAGCCATTAACATCACAAACAATGAAAAAGTAGTTGTCAAAATACTTAAG ccagtaaaaaagaagaaaatcaagCGAGAAATTAAGATCTTGGAGAATCTCAGAGGGGGTCCCAACATAATCGCTCTCTTAGACATCGTCAAGGATCCTGTG TCTAGGACACCAGCCCTGGTCTTTGAACATGTAAACAACACAGACTTTAAG caattatatCAAACGTTATCAGACTACGACATTCGGTTCTACATGTACGAAATATTAAAG GCCCTTGATTACTGTCACAGTATGGGAATCATGCACAGAGATGTCAAACCGCACAATGTCATGATCGACCACGAACACAGAAAG CTTCGTCTGATTGACTGGGGTTTGGCGGAATTTTACCATCCTGGCCAGGAATACAATGTCCGAGTCGCATCCAGGTACTTCAAAGGACCGGAACTACTGGTGGACTACCAG ATGTATGACTACAGTTTAGATATGTGGAGTTTAGGTTGTATGCTGGCCAGTATGATCTTCAGAAAGGAACCTTTTTTCCATGGACATGATAACTATGACCAG CTTGTAAGAATTGCTAAAGTCCTGGGCACCGAAGACTTGTATGACTACATTGACAAATACAACATTGAACTAGATCCTCGGTTTAATGATATTTTGGGCAG ACATTCCCGTAAAAGGTGGGAGCGCTTTGTACACAGTGAGAACCAGCACCTGGTGAGCACAGAAGCTCTGGATTTCCTTGACAAACTGCTTCGCTATGATCATCAAGCACGCCTCACAGCCAGGGAGGCCATGGAGCATCCTTATTTCT ATCCAATAGTAAAAGACCAGGTGAGGATGGGCTCCTCATCAGCAATGTCTGCTGGCAACACCCCAGTTAGTTCCTCCAGTATGATGGCAG gTATTACATCGATGTCTTCGTCGCAGCCTCTTGGTAATCTCGCTGGATCTCCTGTCATTTCCTCTCCGAATACGTTGGGAGCACCAATCCCAGCTGCCACAGGAGCGCAGCCTTGA